A region of Haladaptatus caseinilyticus DNA encodes the following proteins:
- a CDS encoding cupredoxin domain-containing protein → MTDQPRTSRRTALKLTGSALTTTALAGCTGSLPGSDDGKQEGGSKNKKKGKEIRLGAEQSGWKGRAPKSIKGKKNPTLTLKPGQKYTLTWENLDGKEHELYIVNKEDKPVVKSEDAEEKGKTVSTTFTASKKMTQYYCEYHPQSMRGDIKLQQK, encoded by the coding sequence ATGACCGACCAACCCCGCACCAGCCGACGCACCGCACTCAAGCTCACGGGCAGTGCCCTCACAACGACAGCTCTTGCTGGCTGTACTGGCAGTTTACCCGGCAGTGATGATGGCAAACAAGAGGGCGGTTCGAAGAATAAGAAAAAAGGAAAGGAGATCCGCTTAGGGGCGGAGCAAAGTGGTTGGAAAGGCCGTGCCCCAAAGTCCATCAAAGGCAAGAAAAACCCGACGCTGACGCTCAAACCCGGGCAGAAGTACACGCTCACGTGGGAGAATCTGGACGGCAAAGAACACGAACTCTACATCGTCAACAAAGAGGACAAACCGGTCGTCAAAAGCGAAGATGCCGAAGAGAAAGGAAAAACGGTGAGTACGACCTTCACCGCCTCGAAAAAGATGACCCAATACTACTGCGAATACCACCCCCAATCGATGCGTGGGGACATAAAACTCCAGCAAAAATAA
- a CDS encoding LolA family protein — MTHPIFRFNRHILVVLLLLGVTLPAIFWATGGTTEDPTPSIDANVTERYRSINALTGTQTVTMRTNGSIASRNVATVMLVPGTDRKRIRFRNTSNRQYDLQVSNGSTLWLHDTDQNAVTEIELTGPPADSQMAVRIQQLVAAAGLTDDMGRPQSIGVSPLPVLPRHSGTAPQMDANRSFTVEFVETDTVGKHDAYVLDITPKTNQSDAHYRQRLWVDTERFYPLRKQTAWNTDGTQQSVTTTYTNVTINPQVSADAFRPEIGTDTSVKRPDTPETEWYRRRANLKAQSSISVPDPTVPSAFELVYATRTTGRISGVGLRYAANGRELTVAKFNYTLNIDPDEQDVTLNGQPATFDYGPTTSLSWNCNGYGYTVRGTGVKTDRMIEVGQSVGCPA, encoded by the coding sequence ATGACACATCCAATATTCCGATTCAACCGACACATACTCGTCGTACTGTTGCTCCTTGGCGTCACGCTTCCAGCAATCTTCTGGGCAACGGGGGGTACGACGGAGGACCCGACCCCCTCGATTGACGCCAATGTGACTGAGCGCTACCGATCCATCAACGCGCTCACCGGAACGCAGACAGTAACGATGCGAACTAATGGTTCCATCGCATCTCGAAACGTCGCTACTGTCATGCTCGTCCCCGGTACTGACCGGAAACGGATCCGCTTTCGGAACACGTCGAATCGACAGTACGACCTGCAAGTTTCGAACGGGTCGACGCTCTGGCTCCACGATACTGACCAAAACGCTGTGACCGAAATCGAGTTGACGGGTCCACCGGCTGATTCCCAAATGGCTGTCAGAATCCAACAGCTCGTCGCGGCCGCAGGGTTGACTGACGACATGGGTCGGCCACAATCTATCGGCGTGTCGCCGTTACCTGTCTTACCTCGACACTCTGGCACTGCCCCTCAAATGGACGCGAACCGTAGTTTCACCGTTGAGTTCGTGGAAACCGATACTGTTGGCAAGCACGACGCGTACGTACTCGATATCACTCCCAAAACCAATCAGAGCGACGCTCACTACCGACAACGGCTGTGGGTTGACACCGAACGATTCTATCCACTGCGTAAGCAGACGGCATGGAACACCGACGGTACCCAGCAATCAGTAACAACGACCTACACGAACGTAACCATCAACCCACAAGTCTCGGCGGACGCGTTTCGCCCCGAGATAGGCACAGATACGTCAGTCAAGCGGCCGGACACGCCAGAAACGGAGTGGTATCGACGCCGAGCCAACCTGAAGGCACAGAGTTCGATCTCGGTGCCCGATCCGACTGTTCCATCCGCGTTTGAACTGGTGTACGCGACACGAACGACCGGCCGTATCAGCGGGGTCGGACTCCGTTACGCCGCTAACGGTCGCGAGCTCACGGTCGCGAAGTTTAACTACACCCTCAACATCGATCCCGACGAGCAAGACGTGACGCTCAACGGCCAACCGGCAACCTTCGACTACGGGCCGACCACCTCACTCTCGTGGAACTGCAATGGCTACGGCTACACCGTCCGGGGAACAGGTGTCAAAACGGATCGTATGATCGAAGTTGGCCAGTCGGTCGGCTGTCCAGCCTGA
- a CDS encoding DUF7521 family protein, with protein MAPMAAVVDWIIIALAIGSTLVGGYVGYQAYRGYRRHDSRTMQALSIGLFFLTAVAFSIAFVGSLLLREGYLALQYQQLLTLITRLFQFLGVLLIAYSLHSRG; from the coding sequence ATGGCACCTATGGCCGCCGTTGTTGACTGGATTATCATCGCGCTCGCCATCGGATCGACACTCGTCGGCGGATATGTAGGATATCAAGCCTACCGTGGGTATCGTCGCCACGATAGCCGAACGATGCAAGCGCTCTCCATCGGCCTGTTTTTTCTCACGGCTGTTGCGTTCAGTATCGCCTTTGTCGGCTCATTGCTACTTCGGGAGGGCTACCTCGCTCTGCAGTATCAACAATTGCTCACACTCATCACGCGGCTGTTTCAGTTCCTCGGCGTTTTACTGATCGCCTACTCGTTGCATTCGCGTGGGTAG
- a CDS encoding ArsR/SmtB family transcription factor, with protein sequence MSEDPALGKLLDVLSDEYARDILAATSIKPMSAQQLADECEMSPPTVYRRVDRLQAFGLLEEQTKIRTDNNHYSVYTATLSEVCLELDTGSFEAVVTRTDESFPGERESDTADRFKKMWEDL encoded by the coding sequence GTGAGTGAGGATCCTGCGCTGGGTAAGCTTCTTGACGTCCTCAGTGACGAGTACGCCCGAGATATCCTCGCAGCAACAAGTATCAAACCAATGTCCGCACAACAGCTCGCCGACGAATGTGAGATGTCTCCACCGACGGTCTACCGCCGAGTGGACCGATTACAAGCATTTGGGCTCCTCGAAGAACAGACCAAGATTCGAACCGACAACAACCACTATAGCGTTTATACGGCTACGTTATCGGAGGTCTGTCTCGAGTTGGACACCGGATCTTTCGAGGCAGTTGTGACGCGTACAGACGAATCGTTCCCCGGTGAACGGGAGAGCGACACCGCCGACCGCTTCAAGAAAATGTGGGAGGATCTCTGA
- a CDS encoding flavin-containing monooxygenase produces the protein MVTGYYLKKKAIDFVILDAGTRIGDAWRNRWDSLRLFTPARYSGLPGMSFPGPPDAFPTKDEMADYLEAYAKRFELPVELGVRVDHLTKEEGRFVVEAGERHFLADNVVVAMATHQVPLVPDFAKELNSDIIQLHSSEYRNPSQLQDGGVLVVGAGNSGAEIALEAVNDHSTWLSGRDVGHVPFHIDSFVGRHFGVPFVLRFLFHRVLTMDTPIGRKVRPKFLSQGTILVRTKPEDLVAAGIERVPRTVGVRDGLPLIGDDHVLEVENIIWSTGYRPDFSWIDLSIFEGDDPMEPNHYRGIVADEPGLYFVGLLFLYAASSEILCGVGRDAKHVVEHLSSRSDGDSVVVQSKSGMAGSS, from the coding sequence CTGGTAACCGGATACTATCTGAAGAAGAAGGCGATCGACTTCGTTATCCTCGATGCAGGCACGCGAATTGGAGACGCTTGGCGAAACCGGTGGGACTCACTACGGCTGTTTACCCCCGCCCGCTACAGCGGCCTTCCCGGTATGTCCTTCCCGGGCCCACCGGATGCGTTCCCCACCAAAGACGAGATGGCCGACTATTTAGAAGCGTATGCGAAACGATTTGAGCTGCCGGTCGAGCTGGGCGTCAGAGTTGATCATCTCACGAAAGAAGAGGGCAGATTCGTTGTTGAGGCGGGCGAGCGACACTTCCTTGCCGATAATGTAGTGGTGGCTATGGCGACACACCAGGTTCCCCTGGTGCCAGACTTCGCTAAAGAGTTGAATTCAGACATCATCCAGTTGCATTCCAGTGAATATCGTAACCCCAGCCAGTTGCAAGATGGGGGAGTTCTGGTCGTGGGTGCGGGTAACTCAGGTGCCGAAATCGCCTTAGAGGCGGTGAATGATCACTCCACTTGGCTGTCCGGACGGGACGTTGGACACGTCCCGTTCCACATTGACTCATTCGTGGGACGGCACTTCGGTGTTCCATTTGTGCTGCGGTTCCTCTTCCACCGCGTCTTGACCATGGACACGCCCATCGGCCGGAAGGTACGACCGAAGTTTCTCTCCCAGGGCACCATTCTAGTGCGGACCAAACCCGAAGATTTGGTCGCGGCGGGTATCGAACGTGTCCCGAGAACGGTTGGGGTACGAGACGGCCTGCCTCTGATCGGAGATGACCACGTGTTAGAAGTTGAGAACATCATCTGGTCCACGGGATATCGTCCTGACTTCTCCTGGATTGACCTCTCGATCTTCGAGGGTGACGATCCGATGGAGCCGAACCACTATCGGGGTATCGTGGCGGACGAACCGGGATTGTATTTCGTCGGGCTGTTGTTCCTATACGCTGCATCGTCGGAGATACTTTGTGGGGTCGGCCGAGATGCCAAACACGTAGTCGAGCACCTCTCGTCTCGATCGGACGGCGATTCGGTTGTTGTACAATCAAAATCGGGGATGGCTGGCTCGTCATAG